The genomic interval CGAGCGACGGCAGCGCGAGGACGACCGCGATCGCGATCGGCGCCCTGAGTTTCTTCCTCGCGCCCCGGCGCGTGCGGGACTCGTTCACCATCACGCGCCCGCACTCGGGGCAGGTGATCGGCCATTCGGGCTCGCTCGCGCGCCGTTTCCCGTCGAGCAATTCGCGCAGCGGGTAGCGGCAGCGCCGGGCGCGGCAGCGCGGGTCGCGGTCGAGGCGCACGCCGCGCAGGCCGAGGGCGAGGAGGACGAGGGCCGCGCCGAGGGCGATGAGTGCAAGGGTTGGGTTGAGAAGGGTTTGCATCCCGGGTCTCCCGGCGGTCTTGCGGGCCGCGGGCGCAGGATACCAGATTTCTCGCGGTATGCAGGGGATTTCACGCGCGGTTCATCGCGTGGTCAGGCTGGGTGGCGATGGTGTGGACGCCCCGCGCGACCGGCGTCCGGCGCGTCGCGGGCGACAACCAAGGAGCACTCTCATGTCGATGAAAGTTGATTCGCTTCGGAAGCTGTTCGTCCACTCGCTGAAGGACCTGTACAGCGCCGAAACCCAGTTGCTGGAGGCGTTGCCCAGGATGGCGAAGGCGGCGCACGCGCCCGACCTTCGCGCCGGGTTCGAGGAGCACCTCGAGCAGACGCAGGAGCATGTCCGGCGCATCGAGAAGATCTTCGAGTCGCTGGAGATGAGCCCCCGGGGCGTGCGCTGCGCCGGCATGGAGGGGCTGATCAAGGAAGGCGAGGAGGTCATCAAGGAGGTGAAGGAGCCCGATGTGCGCGACGCGGGGCTGATCGCGGCTGCGCAGAAGGTGGAGCACTACGAGATCGCGTGCTATGGCACCGTGTGCACCTATGCCGAGGTGCTCGGCGATCGCGAGGCGCACGACCTCCTGGGGCGGACGCTCGACGAGGAGAAGGAGACGGACCTGAAACTGACCCAGCTCGCGGAGAGCGGGATCAATGTGGCCGCGGCGGACTGACGCCGCATG from Phycisphaeraceae bacterium carries:
- a CDS encoding ferritin-like domain-containing protein, whose protein sequence is MSMKVDSLRKLFVHSLKDLYSAETQLLEALPRMAKAAHAPDLRAGFEEHLEQTQEHVRRIEKIFESLEMSPRGVRCAGMEGLIKEGEEVIKEVKEPDVRDAGLIAAAQKVEHYEIACYGTVCTYAEVLGDREAHDLLGRTLDEEKETDLKLTQLAESGINVAAAD